The Populus nigra chromosome 19, ddPopNigr1.1, whole genome shotgun sequence genome includes a window with the following:
- the LOC133680311 gene encoding glucan endo-1,3-beta-glucosidase 7-like, which translates to MAFSILILLYLLQSFNFASSQSFIGINYGQVADNLPPPSATAKLLQSTGVQKVRLYGADPAIIKALADTGIGIVIGAANGDIPALASDPNFATQWVNSNVLAYPSSKIILITVGNEVLLSNDQNLISQLLPAMQNMQKALSSASLGGKVKVSTVHSMAILSQSDPPSSGLFSPAYQDTMKGLLQFQKDNGSPIAVNPYPFFAYQSDPRPETLAFCLFQPNSGRVDSGNGFKYMNMFDAQVDAVRSALNAMGFNDIEILVAETGWPYKGDSNEVGPSVENARAYNGNLISRLRSMVGTPLMPGKSVDTYIFALYDEDLKPGPASERSFGLFKPDLSMTYDIGLSKSSLTPSTPVTPVNSSPKPATVGWCVPKTGASEAQLQASLDYACGQGIDCGPIQPGGACFIPDTLASHAAYAINLYYQASAKNPWNCDFSETATLTSKNPSYNGCTYPGGST; encoded by the exons ATGGCGTTTTCAATCCTCATCCTTCTCTatctccttcaatctttcaACTTCGCTA GTTCACAGTCTTTTATTGGGATCAATTATGGTCAAGTGGCTGATAACTTACCCCCACCATCAGCCACAGCGAAGCTCCTACAATCTACGGGTGTACAGAAAGTTAGGCTCTATGGTGCTGATCCAGCAATTATTAAAGCACTGGCAGATACTGGAATTGGGATTGTTATTGGTGCTGCTAATGGAGACATCCCTGCTTTAGCTTCAGATCCCAATTTTGCGACCCAGTGGGTTAACTCGAATGTTTTAGCTTACCCTTCTAGCAAGATCATTCTCATCACAGTTGGTAACGAG GTATTGTTGTCGAACGATCAAAACCTGATCTCTCAGCTTTTACCAGCGATGCAAAATATGCAAAAAGCACTTAGCTCTGCCTCCCTCGGCGGCAAGGTCAAGGTCTCAACTGTGCATTCCATGGCCATACTGTCTCAGTCCGACCCGCCTTCTTCGGGTTTGTTTAGCCCTGCTTATCAAGACACTATGAAAGGGTTATTGCAGTTCCAAAAGGACAATGGTTCACCCATTGCCGTTAATCCGTACCCCTTTTTTGCTTACCAGAGCGACCCAAGACCGGAGACTCTGGCTTTTTGCTTGTTTCAACCCAACTCGGGACGAGTTGACTCGGGTAATGGGTTCAAGTACATGAACATGTTTGATGCTCAG GTTGATGCTGTACGGTCGGCCTTAAATGCTATGGGATTCAATGACATTGAGATTTTGGTTGCTGAGACAGGGTGGCCTTACAAAGGTGACAGCAACGAGGTTGGGCCAAGCGTTGAGAATGCAAGGGCTTATAATGGCAATTTGATTTCTCGCCTTAGATCAATGGTTGGAACCCCACTAATGCCTGGAAAATCTGTGGATACATATATCTTCGCCCTTTATGATGAGGACTTGAAACCTGGTCCTGCTTCGGAACGATCGTTTGGGCTTTTCAAGCCTGACCTTTCAATGACATATGATATTGGTCTTTCAAAGAGTAGCTTG ACTCCATCGACTCCAGTAACTCCAGTAAATTCTTCACCAAAGCCAGCAACAGTAGGCTGGTGCGTGCCGAAAACTGGTGCTTCTGAGGCTCAATTGCAGGCAAGTCTCGACTATGCCTGTGGCCAAGGCATAGATTGCGGCCCCATTCAACCAGGAGGTGCCTGTTTCATACCAGATACTCTGGCATCACATGCTGCTTATGCCATTAATCTCTACTACCAGGCTTCTGCAAAGAATCCATGGAACTGTGATTTCTCAGAAACGGCTACACTCACATCCAAAAATCCCA GTTACAATGGCTGCACCTACCCTGGTGGGAGcacttga
- the LOC133680310 gene encoding cyclase-associated protein 1-like produces MEEKLIERLESAVARLEALSLRSGGVAVSGGDDSAATDPSIVAFDDFIGTFFGRVSSAAEKIGGQVLEVTMILEQALNVQKELLIKIKQTRKPDLAGLAEFLKPLNEVIMKANAMTEGRRSDFFNHLKAAADSLTALAWIAYTGKDCGMSMPIAHVEESWQMAEFYSNKILVQYKSKDPNHVEWAKALKDLYLPGLRDYVKSHYPLGPVWSTTGKATASAPSKAPAPPPPPPASLFSSESSQPSSSKPKEGMAAVFQEISSGKSVTTGLKKVTDDMKTKNRADRTGVVAVTEKGGRASAPSFSKAGPPKLELQMGRKWVVENQIGKKNLVIDDCDAKQSVYVFGCKDSVLQIQGKVNNITIDKCTKMGVVFTDVVAACEIVNCNGVEVQCQGSAPTISVDNTGGCQLYLSKDSLGASITTAKSSEINVLVPGAEPGGDLAEHALPQQFIHAFKDGQFETTPVSHSGG; encoded by the exons ATGGAGGAGAAACTGATAGAGAGGCTAGAATCAGCGGTGGCGCGATTGGAAGCGCTGTCTTTGAGGAGTGGAGGTGTGGCTGTGAGTGGCGGAGATGATTCCGCGGCGACGGATCCGTCGATTGTGGCGTTTGATGATTTCATTGGGACATTCTTTGGTAGGGTTTCGAGTGCCGCGGAAAAGATTGGAGGACAAGTTTTAGAAGTCACGATGATTCTAGAACAAGCTCTTAATGTACAAAAGGAACTTCTCatcaaaatcaagcaaactCGG AAACCTGATCTTGCAGGATTGGCTGAATTTCTCAAGCCATTGAATGAAGTGATCATGAAAGCAAATGCGATGACAGAGGGAAGGAGATCTGATTTCTTTAACCACTTGAAGGCAGCTGCTGATAGTCTCACAGCTTTAGCTTGGATTGCTTACACTGGAAAGGATTGTG gTATGAGCATGCCTATTGCGCATGTGGAAGAAAGTTGGCAAATGGCTGAGTTTTACAGTAATAAG ATTCTTGTACAGTACAAAAGCAAAGACCCGAACCATGTTGAATGGGCCAAGGCCTTGAAGGATCTATATTTACCAGGTTTGAGGGACTATGTTAAGAGTCATTATCCCCTGGGCCCAGTTTGGAGCACTACTGGCAAAGCAACGGCCTCTGCTCCATCAAAAGCTCCTGCacctccacctcctccaccaGCTTCTCTCTTCAGTTCTGAATCTTCTCAGCCTTCATCATCAAAGCCAAAAGAAGGGATGGCTGCTGTTTTCCAAGAAATTAGTTCTGGGAAGTCTGTGACTACAG GTCTTAAAAAGGTCACAGATGATATGAAGACAAAGAACCGTGCTGATAGAACTGGTGTTGTTGCTGTTACTGAAAAAGGAGGCCGCGCTAGTGCACCTTCTTTCTCCAAGGCAGGGCCTCCAAAGCTAGAGCTTCAAATGGGTCGTAA GTGGGTCGTCGAgaatcaaattggaaaaaagaatttagTAATTGATGACTGTGATGCAAAACAGTCTGTATATGTTTTTGGATGCAAAGATTCAGTTTTGCAGATTCAAG GCAAAGTTAACAATATAACAATTGACAAATGCACCAAGATGGGGGTTGTATTCACG GATGTGGTGGCTGCTTGTGAGATTGTGAATTGCAATGGTGTTGAGGTGCAATGCCAG GGTTCTGCCCCAACAATTTCAGTGGACAACACGGGAGGCTGTCAATTATATTTAAGCAAGGATTCCTTGGGGGCATCTATTACTACTGCTAAATCTAGTGAGATCAACGTATTGGTACCTGGTGCAGAGCCTGGTGGTGATTTG GCGGAGCATGCTTTGCCACAGCAGTTCATTCATGCATTCAAGGATGGCCAGTTTGAAACCACTCCTGTCTCCCACTCTGGAGGGTAA